gactgatctggaactccctacttagaccaggctggccttgaactcatagatattcATCTGcctcttctgaatgctgggatttaaggtctGTGTCACTAGGCCCAGtcctaaaaaatgttttgttgttgctgttttaattaattaattaattaattaatttatttatttatttattatgtatacaatgttctgcctgcatgtgtccctgcaggtcagaagttggcaccagatctttttttttttttttttcacatgcttttaaaagtttttattagcTTTTACATTTAGGTCAGTGGGTAGTTCTTTactgaataattattttttttcattttttttattcttttttaattaaaatttccaactgctccccgttcccatttccctccccctcctcccacatattgccccctccccccgctcccctccccctatccccactccacttctcctccccccagtccattccccctccctcttgatactgaaaagcagtccaaattccctgccctacaggaagaccaaggtcctccgacttctatctaggtccaggaaggtgagcgtccaaacaggctaagctcccacaaagccagttcatgtattaggatcgaaacctagtgccattgtccttggcttctcatcagccttcattgtccgccttgttcagagagtccagtttcaacccatgcttattcagtcccagtccagctggccttggagagctcacaatagatcagttccactgtcacagtgggtgggtgcacccctcgtggtcctgatttccttgctcatgtttttcctccttctgctcctcatttggaccttaagagctcagaccgttgctccaatttgggtctctgtctctctctcgatccatcgccagatgaaagttcctgtgccattctccttggcctctcgtcagctctcattgtccaccacattccgagagtccggttttatcccatgttttttcagtagcagtccagctggccttggtgagctcccaatagatcggcccccctgtctcagtggttgggtgcacccctcatggtcctgacttctttgttcatgttctccctccttctgctcctcattaggaccttgggagctcagtccggtgctccagtgtgggtctctgtctctatctccatccatcgctagatgaaggttcccactgctgtctctcctggtgccgagatggcaccagatctcattacagatggttgtgagccaccatgtggctgctgggaattgaactcaggacctatggaagaacagtcagcgctcttaacagctgagccatctctccagcccaagaaattttttttaaaaagaaaagctcctTTGAACGCGGGGCTGACTGGACAAAAGGATATACTGTGTagctcccaatgccaccaggatgaatgagaagggtgttggagagatgggaaagacagaggagggaggaggatttttgttttgtttggtttggttttgaatcaattttggggattttcttttgtgggggaCAGTGCAGGGGTGAGGGAAGCGAGCAGGATTGGGATGGATGATGTAAAATtccaaaagaatcaataaagagttATGTtacatatgaaaaagaaagaagctgggtggtggtagcgtacacctttaatcccaacacttggaaggcagaggcaggtggatttctatgagttcgagaccagcctggcctacaaagtgaattccagaataggcagagagagataaacagtgaaaccttgtcttgaaaaaccgatagatagatgatagatagatagatagatagatagatagatagatagatgatagatagatagatgatagatagatagatagatagatagatagatagatagatagatgatagatagatagatgatagatagatagatagatagatagatagatagatagatagatagatgatagatagatagatagatagatagatgatagatagatagatagatagatagatagatagatgataagaaagagaaagagagagaagaaacactccaacaacaaccaaaaaagatGGATTGATGGGTGTGCTTGTGAAAAGATAAATCTAAATCTAACATGTTTACAGTTAATTATTGGTTCAGGGCAGGTCTAGTTTGGTGATGTACGAAGTCTCAGGTATTCCAGAGACAGGATGACCTATTGagactcagagttcaaggccagcctgggcgatATAgcagatcctatctcaaaaaggggGTTGGGTTACAGAGACAGCTCGGTTAATAAAGGGCATTGCAGACAAGCATGAGGAAGGAAATTtagtcctcagcacccatgttaaaaaaaaattgatgcaGTCACACAAGTTTAATCCTAgttctgggaaggtggagacaggtggatcctgctggccagtcagccttaTCCAATCAGTGAGTCTTGGGTTCCAGtaaaggaccctgtctcaaaaaccaagatggACAGCTCCCAGGAAACAATAcgtgaggttgacctctgacttccatgcacACCACCGTAGATATGTCCAtccatatgaatacacacacagtgggggaggagggcagggagggagacTTAGAGAGTTAGAGAGGGCAACAAGGGCTGTTCAGGAGGCTTTATCACCCTCAGCTGGTACTCCCCAGAATGCCATGCTGCTCCAGCTTTGCCAGCCCCTAAATGAAACCCAGATACCTAgttccttctgttttctgtttctgttacaCAAGTCAGCTCCCCAGAGACCATGAGGCATAGACAGATACTATTAGAAGTCCAAGAACCAAGTTATGGCCCAGACGTGGAGAACAGTTCTACAAGGCCAGGGGTACACAAAGTTGTCCTCGACATcagctctgcatcagctccagtgCCTCACCCCTACACTCCTGTCTTACAACGCCCCTTCTCCTGAGCCCTGTGCTTCTGGGACCTGGAAAGTCCAGAAAGCCAGGTGGGGAGGGTGTATGCTAGGCTCTTTATGACCAACAAATGCTCCCAAAGAAGCCAGAGACTAATCTCTCAATGGCCTGCTATGGAGGATAATTTGGCTCTGACACTGTGCTCCTCCAGCTCGTGGTCACTGGGTAGCTGAGTCTGGGAACATACATGAGTCTGTGGGTTTCGTGTAGGAGCTGGGAAGTACCATCGGGGAGACACACAAACCCGAGAGCCCAACTCTGCCCCAGAGCCCAGCTAACAGAGAACTTGGATCTGATCATTGACTTCTCCAAGCCTCTTTCTCGAAAACAATAGTGACATTTTACAAATAAATCtgccatggaaacaaaagaagtatAGCTCAGTGATCAAGAGAAGATGTGAGGGTTCTGAGTTTAACTCCCAACTCTACACAGACAAAATCAAAGCAACCAACTAAcacacaaataaaccaaaactaaAGTTATGGCAGAAGCTGAGGAGTAAGCCCTGGTTCGTAGTACTTATACCATAGATATGAAATGTTTTCTACTGTCAAATCAACACTACCTTGGGAAAAATTCACCCCCTAGCTATATTGCTTACACAATGCTGGACCACCATTAATGGAGGTCCTCTTCTCTGAAGCCCTCTTGAAAAGTCAGTTTCTCTCTAccgtgcggtggtggcacacacctttagtcccagcactcaggagacagaggcaggtgggtctctgagtttgaggccagcctgatctacagagtgagttccaagacagccaaagctacactaAGAAACTCTGTCccgaaaaattaaaagaaaaatcagtacaTGTCACAATAGTGTGAGGTGGGCTGTAGTCACAAAGACACACCCCTCGTATCAGCAATGGCCCTGCATCTGCTTGCCATGGTAAGCAATAGTTTTTGGTTGGTGGTTTTTATCCACCctacaatgatttttttccttcctgattTCAATCATCAGTTGTGACCCTTTTCTACTCTTTGCtttattggtttggtttggtttggtttttgagacagggtttcactatgtagctctggctgtcctggaactcacgataTAGACTAgagtggtctcgaactcacagaggtccatctgcttctgcctccagagtgctgggattaaagtcatgagaTATCATCTCCCCCAGCTCTTTTCTATTCTTGACTGCAGAGTGTGGGGCCCAGAGATCCCTATGCATTGCCCACCTGGAATGGGATTAACAAGATCTCTGTGTTGTTGCTTCAAGCTTTCCTCTTTAGAGTTAAGTATTGCTGGGATCACAAACAGATGAAAAACCACAGCCTCTTGGTTTTGGTGCAGGTGGAGTGGGCAGTGAGTTTGGGCCAAAGTTGATGAACCTCTTTTTCTGAGAAGAAGGCTTGCCAGCTTCCCTTCCTGATTTCCCTTGTTCAAATAACAGGTCCAAGCCTCAGCCCGAGGAGATAATTACTAGAAAAATACAGCTCAGAGCCATTACTGCTCTGACTCACTCCTGCTCTCCAGCAGGTGTTGCCATGGTTTCAAGACTGcatcttcctcctctctgctctctctgccctctcttcAGTTAATTTGTCACTCTCCTCCACAGTCGGTCTCCACAGACTGACGCACACTGAAGCCTGGGTAGACGCTGGCTTTTGTGGCGTCTTTCTCAAATAacattgttgttttctttttcagtgtttttgagatgggctctcaCGTCgcccagcttggccttgaacttgctatagaACCAAGGCTGGACTTGAATCGCTTATGTCCCTGCCTTTATTTCCCAAGTGCCAAGGatacaggcgtgtgccactgcaCTTACCTATTgcctttttcttaaattaaaaaaaaaatctataccaaGAGATAGAACAGGACATgttaacagaagaaaacaaaagtcataAATTCACATTTCAAAATACTGCCGTTTTTACCATTTTCCACCCAATTTCTTGTGATGTATACTTTATAGttgacattatatatatacattatatagttattttctaagacaggatcttatgtagcccaggctagcctcaagctcactatgtagctgaggatggtcttaaacttctgctctttctgcctccacttctcaagaTCATTGGTATATGCCACCACTTTTCCATGGTGCTTGGGGTTAAGTCCAAGGCTTactacatgctaggcaagctcccTGTCCTCAGCTATGTCCCCGGCCCTAGTGCATGTTTTTATACATGTCTGGGTGAGCCTGCAGTggacctttctttttttctagagctatTGGTCTTCAGGTCCAGCTTTTCACAATCCAGTCACACACAGGCTTGATTATTGTCTGTGTAGCGTGATTATCTATTACAATGCGCCTAAGCTTCATGATGTTCCAGGTCCGGTGCATCGCCCATTAACTAGAGGTCATTGTTATGTCGTGTCCTGGAGGTGTGTGGgtgttatgtacatatatacacacacgagTGTGAAGCACGCAtgcggaggtcagaagtcaactcTGAGAGTCCCCCACTCTTCTGAAATCCTGTCTCTTGCTGGGACCTGGGAATCACTGTTTCAGATGGACTTATGGCCTTCCTGTGACCATCTCTCCACCATGGGGATTATGAGTACATACCACCAGGTCCAGTATTTTAccttggttctggggatcaaactcaggttctcgtACTTTCATGGCAGGTACTTTACTGAGCTCCATCTCCAGAGCCTGGTTTgatctccctccccctttttgttttgttttgctttttgacagATTCTGGCTCAAACTTTTGATCTTTTTGCCTCAAtctccttagtgctaggattacatgtgtgtaccaccatgcccagctttcataATGACTTCTGCCACAGGCAATGGAATGATATAGGCTTAAAAAATTCTGCCTTTTGTACCCTGTCAAATTGTACCCTATTgctgcaaataataataattattataattataataaatacgAGGAGCCATTAGGGAATATAGGCCTGTGTCGGTGAGAGGACTGGAGAAAGGGGCCATCACCTcacttctcccttttccctttgtcTGGCGTCCCTAAGGCGTTACTAAGAGCCCACGCCAAAGAATTGCAGTAGCTTAAGGCTCGCATTGCGCACGCGCGGAGGAAGCGTGGGTGGGGACGAGAGCGATCTTAGAGCGGGTGCAAACGAGGGCGTAGAAAAATAATGACGAGCACCAAGGCGGGGCTTTCTCGCTTAGCTCAGCCTTCGTCTCCGCCTCTCCGTTTAACTTATTGGTTAAACGTTTCAGGCCCCCGTTGGTCAAGGAACCAAAGGTCTGGGTCTGCCCCAAGCTATGCCTGCCTCCGGAACCGCGACAGAAATGGTTGATTGTGAAGCTGCTTACAGGCACTGTTTAGGACATACTCTAGGGGCCTGAAGGGGCTTTTTTCTTAGCACCGGAAGAGTTGAGAGTTCAACCGCAAGCCTAAGAGATGCCGCCGAAGGGGAAAAGTGGTTCTGGAAAAGGGGGGAAAGGTAGAGCGGCCGAGACAATCAGAGAGCGTGGGGTGGGTTAGGAGAAGGGCGGGAGTGTTTCCGGCAGCTATGGGTGTCATAAGCCTGGCAGCAAGTGActagcccccccacccccccagagcCGCTATGGTTTGTTTGGGGTTGTTCCGGtaaatcagaaaatataagtaCGCGAGGGGCGCTGTGGTTCAGGGAACACATGGGTTTCAGTGCAGGGACCATCGTGGCGGGGAATAGCTTGTGGGGATGGTTCCTCGAGACCTAGAACTGCTGTTTTAAGAGTTTATTACCACTAAAATGTGATCCGATTAAACGTCAGCAGTAAAAGGAAGTCCACACTGTGGTCCTTAAGGGTCTCTTTAACAACTAAATTATGACGTGCCCTCCCCTGACCCCCTTTGAGGAGGGACTCGTTTCTTGAAGACGAGTGTTGGACACCGCTGTGCTTTCAAGCTAGAAAAATAAGACACAACTCTTATTCTTCCTCATCCCTGGAAGTAGTGGGGAAGATAGTAGCCAGAAAGTACCGTACTGAATTCAGTACTGAGAGAGGGATATTGTAGAaggtgggaagaagagaaataacTGGGAGCTACTTCAGGCAGGCCAAGATAGAGCAGCCGCAGTAGGGTAAATCATACCCGACCCAGAGAGTCCAGCCCCAAAAGCACCGATGGGAAACAGCACAGTTTGTGTAGCATAGCACTGCTGAAGTAAAACTTCAAGACAGATTATCGAGTGGGGAAATTAAAGCAGCAGACTAAATCATTGGGGGTACTGTGTGTGATGTTAGTAAAGGTCGTGGAGGGTCAGGAATCCCGTAAAGAAGTCATTTCAGTAGTTCTTGGAAGAGATAGAGGTGGCCCGAATTCTTTGGTTGTGGGAACCCAGAGAAGAGACAATGAAGTGCTGTAGAGCGATGGCCCGGAGGTCCCAGAAACCACGCtgtgtttaaagaaagaaatatgagaatgGGTGAGGTGCCACAACCGTGCTACAGCACAgggtggctgaggcagggggatctgagTTTGCGGTCATCTGGAGTACATAGAGCACCAGTATCGaaacaaataaccaaaataattatGAAACTAGAAGGATACGTGGGgagtgaaggaggaggagaagggcatTGCCCCCATTTTGGAGATCCTCTTTGGTTGTCCTTCAGCTGCTTAGCTCCTGTTCATCCATCTCCCATTCCCTGGCTAACTAAAATATCTGTCCGTTTCCAAATTCCCCTTCCACAAGTTTTCACCTGCTGGTTCTCAAGAAGTGATCTGTCTTTCTCACTGGAATGTGGGTTCCTTGGTGGCAGCTATGAACCCTGTTCACCTTGTACCCCTCAACACCTGGAACTCAGGAATTATTTaggaagcatttgttcaactgaaTACTTAATCCAGGGGGGGGTAGTTCTTAGACATCTTGGCCTCTAACAGTGtgctgcctatgtgtgtgtgtgtgtgtgtgtgtatatatatatatatatatatatatatatacatatatataatgttttttatttatttttgaaaaagaaaatctttttcattatacataccaatccttTCTGACCCAAAACTTAACAGTAGTAAGATGTGCTTCTAATGCTTGATAACTTGAATGGCAAAAACTTGCCAGGAGGCCATCAGAGAGGCATTGTGGTAGACTGCAAACATTTGGGCATAAATACATTCTTTACTTTGTAGTATCTTTATTCTCGGAGAGTTTGGGTGTTCGAATTGCAAGTGTCAAACACTGGCACAAAAGATAGTAGAGATTATGTAACTTTCTATAATGGCAGTGCTCGGTGTTCTGCCGTTGGAGGGCAAGATTTGGGATGGGGTCAGAGGATTTGGAAGAGGCTTCTGGAGCTCATTCATCATGCCCACATTCAtctctttgtctgttttctgtgaAGTGTTTTGTAGGGCGCATTTCCTGTTATTAGAGATGAGTCACCGGGGAAGGTAACTTGATTGTGTGACTCACCATGGAGCCTTTTGGAGCTTGGGGATGTAATGGAAAGATCACCTTGTATTATGAGTTGGACGCATCTAAAATGTCAAAGTAATTTGAAATGAGTACCTGTCCTCTTTTTTTCTAAAGGAGGTGCCGCTTCTGGGAGTgacagtgctgagaagaaggctcAGGGCCCTAAAGGTGGTGGCAGTGCAGTAAAGGTGAGTTAGCTCCCATCCCCCCCTTTCCATGCTAAGTATTAAGGTGGCTAGCTGTGTGGATGCATGGAAAAGACCGTTAGTAACTTGTTCTTATGTAAGAGGCTTAACACTAAGGGTAAAGGAAAGAAGATAGAAAACTGGAAGCCAAAGACCAatctcattttttgttgttttgggtttttgtttgtttgtttgtttgtttgtttttcaagacaaggtttctctgtgtatcagccctggctgtcctggaactaactctgtagaccagtctggtctcaaattgacagagatccgcctgcctctgcttcctgagtgctggggttaaaggtgtgcgctactgCCCAGCTCAGTCTCACTTTTAAAAGGTGGAATTTTCGCACTTTTAGTACTGTTCTTTAAAGTGTGTTAACTTAGGGACTGGGGTgctagctcagtcggtaaagtACTTCGAAAAGGACCTgtttttgatccccagaacccatataaaaagctgggcataatGGCATACATTTAAAATTCCAGCATTGCTAGGTAACCGGCCTAGCATAATTGGAGAGTTCCAATCCAGTGaaaggccctatctcaaaagacaaaaagggatTGGATGGCACCCTAGattatcttctggcctccacacacacttgcacacaaatTTGTTACCTTGACCATGCAAATGTGGGTGGAGATAAGTCAGCAAATAATTACTTGAAGCCCTTAACCACCCAATCCCAGAGGAATGTCTGCAGACAGAACTGTACTACTATAGCTATGTAACAAGAAGTTTCATGTTTAAAAAAGCATAGATTTCATTGCCTCTGCCTACAAATTCaatgttattaataaaataacttgTAGGATGTCAGTGATATGAGTTAATGTGTTGTTTTGTAGTTACCTGGAATAATTCAGATGTTCAGTGATATGAGTTAATGTGTTGTTTTGTAGTTACCCGGGATAATTCAGATGTGACTCTTGCACCAAGAAGAATCAGTTTCCTTTCCAAAACACTAACTAGACATGCTTTTCCCTTGTAGGTCAGACACATTTTATGTGAAAAACATGGCAAAATCATGGAAGCCATGGAAAAGTTAAAGTCTGGAATGAGATTCAATGAAGTGGCCACACAGTACAGTGAAGATAAAGCCAGGCAAGGGGTATGTTGCACTTATCTGTCATTTGAATGTTCTGTTGTCATGCTAGAGCAGTAAGGGTAGCATGCAGAAAACACTGAGTTTGAGCCACCACACTGCAGAAACATTTTCTCCACAAAGGAAATACAAAAGCAGGGATTATTTTCTATGTTCTGTCATTAATGTAGCCATatctttgttttgagaaaagtaGAAATGTCTAGCTTGTGGGACTAAGGATGTAGCTACATAGTAGAGCATTTGTGTGGCGTGTGTGAAGCCCCAAACTTGATCCCACCGATTGTAAGTTCTGAGAAGGTGCATAAGAATCATctgtgaagccgggcggtggtggcgcatgcctttaatcccagcacttgggaggcagaggcaggcagatctctgtgagttcgaggccagcctggtctacaagagctagttccaggacaggaaccaaaagctacggagaaaccctgtctcaaaaaaccaaaaaaaaaaaaaaaaaaaagaatcatctgtgtagaaggggagatggggaaggggatCTGCTATGTGAGACTTGTCCTTTTGAAACCAAGCACCAAGGACAGAGTCACCTATGTCTAAATGTAGGCGTGACCTACCTTTCACAGACCACTTCAGAATACAGCAGTATCGTGAGCACTTGTCCCCCATCCAGTCTTAGACTTCTTGCTCCCATTTGTCCCTGGTGAGACAGCTCCTCCATAGTCCAGATGAATAAATACAACCTAGTGAGCCACTGTCTTCATACTGGGAACTCTCTGAAGCTGCATTAGAACTATTCTCTTTAAGGCCACTTGATACCATATGCCTTTGGATTTTTCAGGGTGACCTGGGTTGGATGACCAGAGGGTCCATGGTAGGACCGTTTCAAGAAGCAGCATTTGCCTTGCCTGTAAGTGGGATGGATAAGCCTGTGTTTACAGACCCACCGGTTAAGACAAAATTTGGATATCATATTATTATGgttgaaggaagaaaataaaagcacatgaaagactgagtaaatgttttatatttcgTTTATCTCCTTAAGTGGTATTATGAAATAATCCTCATATCCTGTGAACTGTCCTGGGTACCAGTATGTTCTGCAGTCACTTTCACTTATCAGTTCTCAGTGATGACTCATGCAGACTCCTTTAACTTGAGTTCCCATTTTCCCCAGACTAACTTTGACCGTCAGTGTGTCCCATAAATTAACTCTGAAACCATCTTCAGAGGAGTCAGATTTTAGGCCCCTGAAAACCTTGGGCACCTAGTAGGCGAATTAGCACATTTAAAGCATAATTCAAGTTAGTTAACTGATCTGCCAGGACAGGTGTCACTAGCTCCATTGTCTTAGTAGAATACATGGCAGCCAAGCAGCCATCTAATGTCAACTTTCtccttaagattatttttatgattaaggtgtctgtgtgtttgtgagtgtgcatatgtgtgtaagtgCCCGTGCAGGAcaaaagaggccatcagatcccgtGGAGCTTGGTGtgtaggtggttgtaagccacctgacatggggAACAGGAAGCAAACTGGTCCTCCGCAAGTGCAGCTAACACTTTCCTGAGCCGTGCCTCCTGTTTCTCAACTTTCTCTTCAAATAAATGTCTGTCAAAGGAGGTACCTGGGGGCTTGCCAGATGGCTAGCAGGTTAAGGTACCTACTACCAGGTCGGatagcctgagttcagtccctgagacccacatggtagaagagaactggTAACCATAACTTGTCCTCTGCCTTAGGTTTTCCGTTGCCGcggtaaaacaccatgagcataagcaatttggggaggaaagggtttcttttggtTACGCTTCCACACCACACAGTCCATCCTTGAACATCAGGGCCggaagctggaggcagaaactaGGAGAAGTGCTAGTcgctggcttgctcctcatggctttcccagcgtgctttcttagagaacacaggaccaccagcataggggtggcatcacccacaatgaaTCAGGCCACCTCATGTCAGTCGTCAATGAAAAgtgcaccacaggcttgcccacagtcTGAACTAGTGgcggtattttctcaactgaagttccctcttcccaaatgactctagcttgtgtgaatttggcataaaactagccagcacatcctctgacctccacatgcatgctgtggcacagGAGGAGGGacggggcacacacacacacactaagtggtataatttaaaattagggGAAAGATACTTGGCTCTCCTATGAAGTTTTCTATACTAGACTACGCAGATATTCTCCAGTTGCTGGCTAAATGAACAGGAGTCAGCATAAA
The sequence above is a segment of the Chionomys nivalis chromosome X, mChiNiv1.1, whole genome shotgun sequence genome. Coding sequences within it:
- the Pin4 gene encoding peptidyl-prolyl cis-trans isomerase NIMA-interacting 4; amino-acid sequence: MPPKGKSGSGKGGKGGAASGSDSAEKKAQGPKGGGSAVKVRHILCEKHGKIMEAMEKLKSGMRFNEVATQYSEDKARQGGDLGWMTRGSMVGPFQEAAFALPVSGMDKPVFTDPPVKTKFGYHIIMVEGRK